Within the Rosa rugosa chromosome 2, drRosRugo1.1, whole genome shotgun sequence genome, the region ATGAAGTATATATTTATACTTGATGGGCTCAAGTTAGGAAGACCTCaaagattttattttttatttttttattttttttaatggcaacaaaaaaaaaacaacaactaaAAGACAAAGCCTCTACAAACACCCTCTCCCAACTGATTTAACTGGAACGCTGGGGACACCAAAAGGGGCAAACAAAAGAACCATACATAAGGATTAGTAAAAGTATGAGCTGCTAAAGCTAACCGATCTGCAATAAAATTGGCCTCCTGAAAGATATGGCTGAAAATGATCGACTGAAAATGAAGAGTGAGCGCCTTGATGTCATTAACTAGAGTCCTGATGCGCCAAGGTATCTGACATCTACCTTGAACACAATCAGTTAAGAGCTTGGAATCTCCTTCCACAACTAAATTGGGATGTTGATGTAAAAGAGCAGTGTGTAAACTGTCTCGTAAAGCCGTTGCCTCCACCACAAGAACCGAAGTATGCCCAAGCTTTCTGTTAGCTGCAAACAGAGGATTACCATCCTCATTGAGGATTACAAAGCCGATAGTGGCCATCCCATTTCTAACAGAACCATCAAAGTTCAACTTAACTTGATTCACATTAGGAGGCTGCCATTTGATATGAAAGAATTTTGAAACATTTGGATTAGAGGTTTTAGGATTAGCCTTAAGATAACTAGAACTTAGCAGAAAAGCTTGAAAAACACAAGAAGTAGGAGAAGCTTGAAGATGCTTAAAGATTAAATTATTCATGCAGTTCAAAATAGCCCAAGCAGTGTAGAGAATTGAAGCCATCGCCTCAGCAGAAGAAGAATTCTTACTCATATGCTCAATCctaacccctgattacaataagcgtCTAGAATAATTTCCGAAATAATATCTTTGAAAGAAGGAAGACCTCAAAGTTGAGTGCAAAAGTTGCACTTGCCttagaaaaagataaaaaaaactaaTGGTCCATAATTTCTAACAACTTAAACGGTTGAAAACTATAAATATCCGAAAATCCTCCTCATCATCTAGTTCACGAAATCACAGTAACAATCAGAATCTACGGAACCCAAGTCGGTGCATTGCTTCagtgatagagagagagagagagagagagagagatcatcATGAACCCTAAAG harbors:
- the LOC133730916 gene encoding uncharacterized protein LOC133730916 translates to MASILYTAWAILNCMNNLIFKHLQASPTSCVFQAFLLSSSYLKANPKTSNPNVSKFFHIKWQPPNVNQVKLNFDGSVRNGMATIGFVILNEDGNPLFAANRKLGHTSVLVVEATALRDSLHTALLHQHPNLVVEGDSKLLTDCVQGRCQIPWRIRTLVNDIKALTLHFQSIIFSHIFQEANFIADRLALAAHTFTNPYVWFFCLPLLVSPAFQLNQLGEGVCRGFVF